A section of the Chryseobacterium ginsenosidimutans genome encodes:
- a CDS encoding YozE family protein, whose amino-acid sequence MEPNNHTISFYKLQAKKLKRELGIQHTEALDITAKKYGFSNWKHCLRSFDAEPQPSHTIVAHLTFTDWLSKQVNRDSPLGDLARDVKTDSTWPSFDNLENYESYLGSKSAAREAVNALKNAWKSYNANIKRSLQPNKDKIVTKTPTPKNDIRKIVFVKNVIPLHYSKRVPEKFNVGDEAWISNDGRKAIPVVITEVDERHYSFRVERPLKNAGDEYYYRLDEVRSTPELACLNRLA is encoded by the coding sequence ATGGAACCGAACAATCATACGATCAGTTTTTATAAACTACAAGCAAAAAAGCTTAAAAGAGAACTTGGAATTCAGCATACTGAGGCTTTGGATATTACTGCCAAAAAATATGGATTTTCAAACTGGAAACACTGCCTTAGGAGTTTTGATGCAGAGCCACAACCATCTCATACCATTGTAGCACATCTAACATTCACCGATTGGTTGAGCAAACAGGTCAACAGGGATTCACCGCTAGGCGATCTGGCCAGAGACGTGAAAACGGATAGCACATGGCCGTCATTTGACAATCTTGAGAACTATGAATCATATTTAGGATCAAAAAGTGCTGCAAGAGAAGCTGTCAATGCTTTGAAAAATGCGTGGAAAAGCTACAATGCAAATATTAAACGCAGTCTGCAGCCAAATAAGGATAAAATAGTAACAAAAACACCAACACCTAAAAATGATATTAGAAAAATCGTTTTCGTGAAAAATGTTATTCCTTTACACTACAGCAAAAGAGTACCAGAGAAGTTTAATGTCGGAGATGAGGCCTGGATCTCCAATGATGGACGTAAAGCCATACCTGTAGTTATTACAGAGGTGGATGAACGGCACTATTCCTTTAGGGTCGAAAGACCTTTGAAAAATGCCGGAGATGAATATTACTATCGGCTAGACGAGGTTCGTAGTACTCCGGAACTTGCTTGTCTGAATCGATTGGCATAA
- a CDS encoding pectate lyase family protein, producing the protein MFWKISLSFILCSFNLMINAQQLAFPGAEGFGRFASGGRGGTVYRVTNLNDTGSGSFRDAVSQTGRTVVFDVAGVIKIKEKIAAAPGITIAGQTAPGSGITVYGNGISFGGNSIIRFIRFRGSIDMPKGACTVVADDLKDIIFDHVSIQWGRWDNLHIKNSTNITLQYCLIGEGIDPQRFGALLENPVDITVHHCLWTGNQSRNPKAKAKIEYINNVVYNWGKSAFVGGHSATDHYQDLVGNYFIAGPSSTDHFLDMFTATDHVYHKDNYVDLNKDGKVNGRLVTDEDFIKQTATLVKEPSAISRSNVTISAAVEAWKVVLAQAGSSLKRDAVDKRIIGYFKSLGKKGQIFKTEVDAGGQPEVKQETSKLKDTDGDGIPDDWENKNRLNLNDAADGSVITLTGFTNLENFINSLIK; encoded by the coding sequence ATGTTTTGGAAAATATCTCTATCCTTCATTTTATGTTCTTTCAATTTGATGATCAATGCGCAACAGCTGGCCTTTCCTGGAGCAGAAGGCTTTGGGCGCTTTGCATCGGGTGGTCGTGGTGGAACTGTTTATCGCGTTACCAATCTTAACGATACAGGCAGTGGTTCATTCAGGGATGCGGTAAGCCAAACCGGTAGGACTGTTGTTTTTGATGTTGCCGGTGTGATCAAGATCAAAGAAAAGATTGCAGCAGCTCCAGGAATTACTATTGCCGGGCAAACTGCACCAGGTTCCGGAATCACTGTATATGGTAATGGTATCTCCTTTGGCGGAAATTCTATCATCAGGTTTATAAGGTTCAGAGGAAGTATTGATATGCCCAAAGGTGCTTGTACTGTAGTGGCGGATGACCTGAAGGATATTATTTTTGATCATGTTTCCATTCAATGGGGCAGATGGGACAACCTGCATATAAAGAACAGTACTAATATTACCCTGCAATATTGTCTTATTGGTGAAGGTATCGATCCGCAGCGTTTCGGCGCCTTGTTGGAAAATCCTGTCGATATAACAGTACACCATTGCCTGTGGACAGGCAATCAAAGCCGGAATCCCAAAGCAAAAGCAAAAATTGAATATATTAACAATGTCGTGTACAACTGGGGCAAAAGTGCTTTCGTTGGAGGACATTCGGCGACAGATCATTATCAGGACCTTGTAGGTAATTATTTTATTGCCGGACCGAGTTCGACCGATCATTTCCTAGATATGTTCACTGCTACCGATCATGTTTATCACAAAGATAATTATGTAGACCTCAATAAAGATGGCAAAGTAAACGGGCGGTTGGTCACTGATGAAGATTTTATCAAACAAACTGCAACGCTTGTAAAAGAACCATCTGCAATATCAAGAAGTAATGTTACGATCAGTGCCGCCGTAGAAGCATGGAAAGTGGTCTTGGCGCAAGCTGGGTCTTCTTTAAAACGGGATGCGGTTGATAAACGGATCATCGGATATTTTAAAAGCCTTGGAAAGAAAGGCCAGATCTTTAAAACGGAAGTCGATGCCGGAGGGCAACCGGAAGTGAAGCAGGAGACATCAAAGCTGAAAGATACAGACGGCGACGGCATACCTGATGACTGGGAAAATAAAAACAGACTGAACTTGAATGATGCCGCAGACGGATCGGTCATCACTCTAACAGGATTTACTAATCTGGAAAACTTTATCAATAGCCTGATCAAATAG
- the dinB gene encoding DNA polymerase IV: MERAIAHMDLDTFFVSCERLKNSVLEKQPVIIGGGDRGVVASCSYEAREFGVRSAMPIRMALRLCPEARVIKGDMEYYSNMSHVVTEVIQEKVPVLEKASIDEFYLDLSGMDKFFGCYQWTNEVADAVMKNTGLPISFALSTNKTVSKIGTGESKPIGKLEVKALDVQPFLNPLSIKKIPMVGPETFQLFSRLGVKTIKTLSEMPVDVLQELVGKNGTVLWKKAHGIDETPVIPYCERKSISTENTFSQDTIDIQNIRSVLSGMVEKLCYQLRHEKWLTSTVSIKIRYANFDTETKQCRIPYTSADHTLLRYVLELFNKVYTRRMRIRLIGVRFTGLVHGLHQMDLFEDTEELISLYQTMDHLKDRFGPSSVGRASGLLL; the protein is encoded by the coding sequence AAGAGCAATTGCACATATGGACCTGGACACATTTTTCGTATCCTGTGAGCGGCTGAAAAACTCTGTGTTGGAGAAACAGCCCGTGATCATTGGAGGCGGTGACCGTGGTGTGGTGGCATCCTGCTCGTATGAGGCGAGGGAATTCGGTGTCCGCTCGGCAATGCCCATTAGGATGGCTTTGAGGTTATGTCCTGAAGCCAGAGTGATCAAAGGTGATATGGAATATTATTCCAATATGTCACATGTGGTGACCGAGGTCATTCAGGAAAAAGTACCGGTATTGGAAAAAGCAAGCATTGATGAATTTTATCTGGATCTTTCAGGAATGGATAAATTCTTTGGCTGTTACCAATGGACGAATGAAGTTGCCGATGCCGTGATGAAAAATACAGGCTTGCCGATCAGCTTTGCCCTTTCTACCAATAAGACGGTCTCCAAGATCGGGACGGGTGAATCCAAGCCTATTGGGAAATTGGAGGTAAAAGCATTGGATGTCCAGCCTTTCTTAAATCCGTTATCGATAAAAAAGATCCCGATGGTGGGGCCTGAGACCTTCCAGTTGTTTTCCAGATTAGGTGTCAAGACCATAAAGACCCTTTCTGAGATGCCGGTCGATGTATTACAGGAACTGGTCGGAAAGAATGGAACGGTACTTTGGAAGAAAGCACACGGTATCGATGAAACGCCGGTCATACCCTATTGTGAAAGAAAATCGATCTCGACGGAGAATACATTTTCTCAGGACACTATCGATATTCAGAATATCAGAAGTGTATTGTCAGGAATGGTTGAAAAGCTCTGTTATCAGCTGAGGCACGAAAAATGGCTGACCTCAACGGTTTCCATTAAGATCAGGTATGCCAATTTTGATACGGAGACCAAACAATGCAGGATCCCCTATACTTCGGCTGACCATACCTTATTGCGGTATGTTTTGGAACTGTTCAATAAGGTCTACACAAGAAGAATGAGGATCCGATTGATCGGTGTCAGGTTTACCGGTCTGGTTCATGGCCTTCATCAGATGGATCTTTTTGAAGATACGGAAGAACTGATCTCTTTGTATCAGACAATGGATCATCTGAAGGACAGGTTCGGTCCATCCAGTGTCGGGAGAGCATCAGGTCTATTACTTTAA
- a CDS encoding DNA polymerase III subunit alpha gives MFLNCHSYHSLRYGTISIEDLVQLAVDHRLKVLALSDINTVTGIYQFYRLCQDNGIKPIVGVDVRIENEQYYICLAKNPKGIAEINRLLTNYNCEGIEIPKANPELENTFVIYPLKNIPEQLLDHEFIGIRQDEINLLFNPELKALIHKMVILQPVTFKTDEEYELHKVLRAIAGNTLFSKLTEDDYCKSNETFIGKRGLLDKYSQYPEIVENTKYIVNACSFDFDFKTPKNKKYYTNSKENDFKLLNQLAFEGLCDRYSLDNGQARERMEKELAVIDQLNFCGYFLITWDIVQYSKSVGFMHVGRGSGANSIVSYCIGITDICPLELDLYFERFLNLNRKTPPDFDIDWSWKNRDAILEYIFKKYGKDHVAFCGTNVEFKSRSRFRELGKVFGLPKDELDQLSKRPKDQHDQNSIVQEIYKYEKLLIGFPNQRSMHSCGILISEEPITNYSALEFPPKEFPIVQFDMHTAEEIGLEKFDILSQRGLGTIKDTVRLIEEKRGITVDIEDTRISKNEAKCNEYLSIGKTIGCFYIESPAMRGLLRRLKCENYKVLVAASSIIRPGVAQSGMMREYIFRHNHPDQFEYFHEVFEKELGETYGIMVYQEDVIKIALHFGGVSAENGDVLRRAMSGKGRSLSALQKLKDEFFESCRKKGHPEQLSQEVYRQIESFAGYSFCKAHSASYAVESYQSLYLKVYYPIEFMVSAINNGGGFYRTEVYVHEAKMAGATIHNPCVNLSEFQTTVYGTDVYLGFMHIEKLEASLKQLITDERRNNGDYTSLEDFIKRVPIGIESLQILIFIGAFRSTGKQKHELLIEARFLLSKGQYRIKVISLFDEPQKDYQLPVIERNQFEDAFDEIEILGFPVSFSMFDLLKTKYRGHVLVRDLLKYHKKQVKMLAYLISRKHVPIKKKDHPGKKDDMYFGTWIDAEGEYFDTAHFPDSLRRFPFKEGGIYLLLGTVEVDYHFPTVTITKMAKMPLIADPRYSMDKYKAHEIERSLREDVSLTFREPYPHEKEIGLPRHKMLR, from the coding sequence ATGTTTCTGAATTGCCATTCATATCACAGTTTACGTTACGGAACCATCTCTATTGAAGATCTGGTCCAGCTGGCTGTTGACCATCGATTAAAGGTTTTGGCACTGAGTGATATCAATACGGTTACCGGTATCTACCAGTTTTACAGGCTTTGTCAGGATAATGGAATCAAACCGATCGTCGGTGTTGATGTACGGATTGAGAATGAACAGTATTATATATGTCTTGCAAAAAACCCAAAAGGTATCGCAGAGATCAACAGGCTTTTGACCAATTATAATTGTGAAGGAATTGAGATTCCTAAAGCTAATCCTGAACTGGAAAATACTTTTGTGATCTATCCTTTAAAAAATATTCCTGAACAACTGCTGGACCATGAATTTATAGGAATAAGACAGGATGAGATAAACCTGCTGTTCAATCCTGAACTAAAAGCTCTGATCCATAAAATGGTCATCCTGCAACCGGTCACTTTTAAGACAGATGAGGAATATGAACTGCATAAAGTTTTACGGGCAATAGCAGGAAATACTTTATTCAGCAAACTTACAGAAGATGACTACTGTAAAAGCAATGAGACCTTTATTGGTAAAAGAGGACTGTTAGACAAGTATTCCCAATATCCGGAGATCGTTGAAAACACCAAATATATTGTCAATGCTTGCAGTTTCGATTTTGACTTCAAGACACCAAAAAATAAAAAATATTATACCAATAGCAAAGAAAATGATTTCAAACTGCTGAATCAGTTGGCTTTTGAAGGCTTATGTGATCGCTATTCTCTTGATAATGGGCAAGCCAGGGAAAGAATGGAAAAAGAATTGGCAGTTATTGACCAGTTGAATTTTTGCGGTTACTTTTTAATTACCTGGGATATTGTACAATACAGCAAAAGTGTAGGATTTATGCATGTCGGAAGAGGAAGCGGTGCCAACTCCATTGTCAGCTACTGCATCGGGATCACTGACATATGTCCTTTGGAACTGGATCTTTATTTTGAGAGGTTTCTGAATCTTAACCGGAAGACACCTCCTGACTTCGATATCGACTGGAGCTGGAAGAACAGAGATGCCATATTGGAATATATCTTTAAAAAATATGGAAAAGACCATGTGGCATTCTGTGGGACCAATGTAGAATTTAAAAGCAGATCTAGATTCAGGGAACTGGGCAAAGTATTCGGATTGCCAAAAGATGAACTCGATCAGCTCTCCAAAAGACCGAAAGATCAGCATGATCAGAATTCCATCGTTCAGGAGATCTACAAATATGAGAAATTACTGATAGGTTTTCCTAACCAAAGAAGTATGCATTCCTGTGGGATCCTGATCTCAGAGGAACCGATCACGAACTATTCTGCCTTGGAATTTCCCCCAAAGGAATTCCCGATCGTACAATTTGATATGCATACCGCAGAGGAGATCGGTCTCGAAAAATTTGATATTCTATCACAAAGAGGATTGGGAACCATAAAAGATACGGTCAGACTGATCGAAGAAAAAAGAGGGATCACTGTCGACATTGAGGATACAAGGATCTCAAAAAATGAGGCCAAGTGCAACGAATATCTGAGTATCGGAAAGACGATTGGCTGTTTCTATATTGAATCGCCTGCTATGCGGGGCTTGTTGAGAAGATTGAAGTGTGAGAATTACAAGGTTTTGGTGGCTGCCTCATCCATTATCCGTCCCGGTGTGGCACAGAGCGGGATGATGCGGGAGTATATCTTTCGGCATAACCATCCTGATCAGTTTGAATATTTTCACGAGGTTTTTGAAAAGGAATTGGGAGAAACCTATGGAATCATGGTCTATCAGGAGGATGTCATCAAAATTGCCCTTCATTTCGGTGGTGTTTCTGCAGAAAACGGTGATGTCTTGCGCAGAGCCATGAGTGGCAAAGGCCGTTCTTTATCTGCATTGCAGAAACTAAAAGATGAATTCTTTGAGTCTTGCAGGAAAAAAGGACATCCTGAACAATTGTCCCAGGAAGTATATCGCCAGATCGAATCTTTTGCTGGGTATTCATTCTGCAAGGCACATTCCGCTTCCTATGCCGTAGAAAGCTATCAGAGTCTCTATCTAAAGGTTTACTACCCTATTGAATTTATGGTCTCAGCCATCAACAACGGTGGTGGATTTTACCGGACGGAAGTATATGTTCACGAGGCAAAAATGGCAGGAGCGACCATTCATAATCCCTGTGTTAACCTCAGCGAATTTCAGACGACAGTGTATGGAACAGACGTATACCTGGGTTTTATGCACATTGAAAAACTGGAAGCCTCGCTCAAGCAGCTCATTACTGACGAACGAAGAAACAATGGAGATTATACATCACTTGAGGATTTTATTAAAAGAGTGCCCATCGGTATAGAGTCACTGCAGATACTCATTTTTATTGGCGCCTTCAGATCTACAGGGAAACAAAAACATGAATTGCTGATCGAAGCCAGATTTCTATTGTCTAAAGGGCAATATAGAATAAAAGTCATTTCTTTATTTGATGAGCCGCAGAAGGATTATCAACTGCCGGTTATTGAACGGAATCAATTTGAAGATGCTTTTGATGAAATTGAGATATTGGGCTTTCCTGTCTCCTTTTCTATGTTTGACCTGCTGAAAACTAAGTACAGAGGCCATGTGCTGGTGAGGGATCTGCTGAAATATCATAAAAAACAGGTCAAGATGCTGGCCTATTTGATCTCCAGAAAGCATGTGCCCATTAAAAAGAAAGATCATCCCGGAAAGAAAGATGATATGTATTTCGGAACCTGGATCGATGCTGAAGGGGAATATTTTGATACCGCCCATTTTCCGGACAGCCTGAGAAGGTTTCCTTTTAAAGAAGGTGGGATCTACCTATTACTGGGAACGGTTGAGGTCGATTATCATTTTCCTACAGTAACCATTACCAAGATGGCAAAGATGCCGCTGATCGCAGATCCACGTTATTCAATGGACAAGTATAAAGCCCACGAAATAGAAAGGAGCCTTCGTGAAGATGTGAGCTTAACTTTTAGGGAACCTTATCCGCATGAAAAAGAGATCGGATTGCCCCGACATAAAATGTTACGATAA